The Cygnus atratus isolate AKBS03 ecotype Queensland, Australia chromosome 2, CAtr_DNAZoo_HiC_assembly, whole genome shotgun sequence genome window below encodes:
- the MPPE1 gene encoding metallophosphoesterase 1 isoform X4: MLTSRLITVKNLPSRKRICFLLKLVCFVSSVLIFCEFLIYYVVIFQCRWPEVKGGAHTGNTETSASVLKGIILADTHLLGEIKGHWLDKLRRWEWQMERSFQTALWLLQPDIVFILGDVFDEGKWSSPQAWADDVRRFRKMFKYPASTELVVIVGNHDIGFHYEMTTYKVNRFEKIFNFTSGKLITRKGINFVIVNSVAMEGDGCAICRTSEAKLVALSHKLNCSQQNWNHSNKRCSDVEKLPASEPILLQHYPLYRKSDAECSGEDSAPPEEKNIPFKEKYDVLSQEASQKLLWWFRPRLILSGHTHSACEVLHAGKIPEISVPSFSWRNRNNPSFIMLSSTRQQQEEASQIQFADTHLKPA; this comes from the exons ATGCTGACTTCTAGATTGATCACTGTGAAGAATCTTCCTTCGAGGAAGAGGATCTGTTTCCTGCTGAAACTTGTGTGCTTTGTCAGCTCCGTGTTaatattttgtgaatttttaatttattatgtgGTAATTTTTCAATGTCGATGGCCAGAAGTGAAAGGTGGAGCTCACACAGGTAACACAGAGACTTCAGcttcagtcctgaagggcaTAATTTTAGCTGACACTCACCTGCTTGGTGAAATCAAAGGACATTGGCTGGATAAACTACGAAGGTg GGAATGGCAAATGGAGAGATCTTTCCAAACTGCCTTGTGGTTACTGCAGCCAgatattgtttttattctggGAGATGTCTTTGATGAAGGAAAATGGAGCTCACCTCAG gcATGGGCAGATGATGTCAGGAGATTTCGGAAAATGTTTAAGTATCCAGCTTCTACTGAACTGGTGGTTATCGTTGGAAATCATGACATTGGATTTCATTATGA AATGACCACGTACAAGGTAAATCGATTTGAAAAAATTTTCAACTTTACTTCAGGAAAGCTAATAACTCGAAAAGGAATAAA CTTTGTCATAGTGAACAGCGTAGCCATGGAGGGTGATGGCTGCGCTATCTGCCGTACCTCAGAGGCAAAGCTTGTGGCGCTTTCTCACAAACTGAATTGCTCCCAGCAG AACTGGAATCATTCCAACAAAAGATGCAGTGACGTGGAAAAGCTTCCAGCTTCGGAACCAATCCTTTTACAG CATTACCCTCTCTACCGGAAAAGTGATGCTGAATGCAGTGGAGAAGATTCTGCCCCTCCAGAGGAGAAGAACATcccatttaaagaaaaatatgatgtaCTGTCTCAGGAAGCATCACAAAAG CTGTTATGGTGGTTTCGTCCCCGTTTGATTCTCAGTGGGCACACCCATAGTGCTTGTGAAGTGCTGCATGCGGGGAAAATTCCAGAAATCAGCGTCCCGTCGTTCAGTTGGAGGAATAGAAACAATCCTAGTTTCATCATg TTATCGTCTACCAGACAACAACAGGAAGAAGCCTCGCAGATCCAGTTTGCTGATACACACCTGAaacctgcttaa
- the MPPE1 gene encoding metallophosphoesterase 1 isoform X2: MLTSRLITVKNLPSRKRICFLLKLVCFVSSVLIFCEFLIYYVVIFQCRWPEVKGGAHTGNTETSASVLKGIILADTHLLGEIKGHWLDKLRREWQMERSFQTALWLLQPDIVFILGDVFDEGKWSSPQAWADDVRRFRKMFKYPASTELVVIVGNHDIGFHYEMTTYKVNRFEKIFNFTSGKLITRKGINFVIVNSVAMEGDGCAICRTSEAKLVALSHKLNCSQQNWNHSNKRCSDVEKLPASEPILLQHYPLYRKSDAECSGEDSAPPEEKNIPFKEKYDVLSQEASQKLLWWFRPRLILSGHTHSACEVLHAGKIPEISVPSFSWRNRNNPSFIMGSITPTDFSLQKCFLPYESRVFTIYCAAGALLVILILAHFQLLTPPFYFAQHLISKHKAV, translated from the exons ATGCTGACTTCTAGATTGATCACTGTGAAGAATCTTCCTTCGAGGAAGAGGATCTGTTTCCTGCTGAAACTTGTGTGCTTTGTCAGCTCCGTGTTaatattttgtgaatttttaatttattatgtgGTAATTTTTCAATGTCGATGGCCAGAAGTGAAAGGTGGAGCTCACACAGGTAACACAGAGACTTCAGcttcagtcctgaagggcaTAATTTTAGCTGACACTCACCTGCTTGGTGAAATCAAAGGACATTGGCTGGATAAACTACGAAG GGAATGGCAAATGGAGAGATCTTTCCAAACTGCCTTGTGGTTACTGCAGCCAgatattgtttttattctggGAGATGTCTTTGATGAAGGAAAATGGAGCTCACCTCAG gcATGGGCAGATGATGTCAGGAGATTTCGGAAAATGTTTAAGTATCCAGCTTCTACTGAACTGGTGGTTATCGTTGGAAATCATGACATTGGATTTCATTATGA AATGACCACGTACAAGGTAAATCGATTTGAAAAAATTTTCAACTTTACTTCAGGAAAGCTAATAACTCGAAAAGGAATAAA CTTTGTCATAGTGAACAGCGTAGCCATGGAGGGTGATGGCTGCGCTATCTGCCGTACCTCAGAGGCAAAGCTTGTGGCGCTTTCTCACAAACTGAATTGCTCCCAGCAG AACTGGAATCATTCCAACAAAAGATGCAGTGACGTGGAAAAGCTTCCAGCTTCGGAACCAATCCTTTTACAG CATTACCCTCTCTACCGGAAAAGTGATGCTGAATGCAGTGGAGAAGATTCTGCCCCTCCAGAGGAGAAGAACATcccatttaaagaaaaatatgatgtaCTGTCTCAGGAAGCATCACAAAAG CTGTTATGGTGGTTTCGTCCCCGTTTGATTCTCAGTGGGCACACCCATAGTGCTTGTGAAGTGCTGCATGCGGGGAAAATTCCAGAAATCAGCGTCCCGTCGTTCAGTTGGAGGAATAGAAACAATCCTAGTTTCATCATg ggCAGCATAACACCAACTGACTTCTCCCTCCAAAAATGCTTCCTTCCATATGAGAGCAGAGTCTTTACTATATACTGTGCAGCAGGTGCTCTGCTTGTAATCCTGATACTAgctcattttcagcttctcactccaccattttattttgctcagcATTTAATCAGTAAGCATAAAGCAGTATGA
- the MPPE1 gene encoding metallophosphoesterase 1 isoform X1, whose amino-acid sequence MLTSRLITVKNLPSRKRICFLLKLVCFVSSVLIFCEFLIYYVVIFQCRWPEVKGGAHTGNTETSASVLKGIILADTHLLGEIKGHWLDKLRRWEWQMERSFQTALWLLQPDIVFILGDVFDEGKWSSPQAWADDVRRFRKMFKYPASTELVVIVGNHDIGFHYEMTTYKVNRFEKIFNFTSGKLITRKGINFVIVNSVAMEGDGCAICRTSEAKLVALSHKLNCSQQNWNHSNKRCSDVEKLPASEPILLQHYPLYRKSDAECSGEDSAPPEEKNIPFKEKYDVLSQEASQKLLWWFRPRLILSGHTHSACEVLHAGKIPEISVPSFSWRNRNNPSFIMGSITPTDFSLQKCFLPYESRVFTIYCAAGALLVILILAHFQLLTPPFYFAQHLISKHKAV is encoded by the exons ATGCTGACTTCTAGATTGATCACTGTGAAGAATCTTCCTTCGAGGAAGAGGATCTGTTTCCTGCTGAAACTTGTGTGCTTTGTCAGCTCCGTGTTaatattttgtgaatttttaatttattatgtgGTAATTTTTCAATGTCGATGGCCAGAAGTGAAAGGTGGAGCTCACACAGGTAACACAGAGACTTCAGcttcagtcctgaagggcaTAATTTTAGCTGACACTCACCTGCTTGGTGAAATCAAAGGACATTGGCTGGATAAACTACGAAGGTg GGAATGGCAAATGGAGAGATCTTTCCAAACTGCCTTGTGGTTACTGCAGCCAgatattgtttttattctggGAGATGTCTTTGATGAAGGAAAATGGAGCTCACCTCAG gcATGGGCAGATGATGTCAGGAGATTTCGGAAAATGTTTAAGTATCCAGCTTCTACTGAACTGGTGGTTATCGTTGGAAATCATGACATTGGATTTCATTATGA AATGACCACGTACAAGGTAAATCGATTTGAAAAAATTTTCAACTTTACTTCAGGAAAGCTAATAACTCGAAAAGGAATAAA CTTTGTCATAGTGAACAGCGTAGCCATGGAGGGTGATGGCTGCGCTATCTGCCGTACCTCAGAGGCAAAGCTTGTGGCGCTTTCTCACAAACTGAATTGCTCCCAGCAG AACTGGAATCATTCCAACAAAAGATGCAGTGACGTGGAAAAGCTTCCAGCTTCGGAACCAATCCTTTTACAG CATTACCCTCTCTACCGGAAAAGTGATGCTGAATGCAGTGGAGAAGATTCTGCCCCTCCAGAGGAGAAGAACATcccatttaaagaaaaatatgatgtaCTGTCTCAGGAAGCATCACAAAAG CTGTTATGGTGGTTTCGTCCCCGTTTGATTCTCAGTGGGCACACCCATAGTGCTTGTGAAGTGCTGCATGCGGGGAAAATTCCAGAAATCAGCGTCCCGTCGTTCAGTTGGAGGAATAGAAACAATCCTAGTTTCATCATg ggCAGCATAACACCAACTGACTTCTCCCTCCAAAAATGCTTCCTTCCATATGAGAGCAGAGTCTTTACTATATACTGTGCAGCAGGTGCTCTGCTTGTAATCCTGATACTAgctcattttcagcttctcactccaccattttattttgctcagcATTTAATCAGTAAGCATAAAGCAGTATGA
- the MPPE1 gene encoding metallophosphoesterase 1 isoform X3, translated as MLTSRLITVKNLPSRKRICFLLKLVCFVSSVLIFCEFLIYYVVIFQCRWPEVKGGAHTGNTETSASVLKGIILADTHLLGEIKGHWLDKLRRWEWQMERSFQTALWLLQPDIVFILGDVFDEGKWSSPQAWADDVRRFRKMFKYPASTELVVIVGNHDIGFHYEMTTYKVNRFEKIFNFTSGKLITRKGINFVIVNSVAMEGDGCAICRTSEAKLVALSHKLNCSQQNWNHSNKRCSDVEKLPASEPILLQHYPLYRKSDAECSGEDSAPPEEKNIPFKEKYDVLSQEASQKLLWWFRPRLILSGHTHSACEVLHAGKIPEISVPSFSWRNRNNPSFIMSHILNCTSSLLGRGRPPAVTQRAAEPGRGSLPGWQHGGCKV; from the exons ATGCTGACTTCTAGATTGATCACTGTGAAGAATCTTCCTTCGAGGAAGAGGATCTGTTTCCTGCTGAAACTTGTGTGCTTTGTCAGCTCCGTGTTaatattttgtgaatttttaatttattatgtgGTAATTTTTCAATGTCGATGGCCAGAAGTGAAAGGTGGAGCTCACACAGGTAACACAGAGACTTCAGcttcagtcctgaagggcaTAATTTTAGCTGACACTCACCTGCTTGGTGAAATCAAAGGACATTGGCTGGATAAACTACGAAGGTg GGAATGGCAAATGGAGAGATCTTTCCAAACTGCCTTGTGGTTACTGCAGCCAgatattgtttttattctggGAGATGTCTTTGATGAAGGAAAATGGAGCTCACCTCAG gcATGGGCAGATGATGTCAGGAGATTTCGGAAAATGTTTAAGTATCCAGCTTCTACTGAACTGGTGGTTATCGTTGGAAATCATGACATTGGATTTCATTATGA AATGACCACGTACAAGGTAAATCGATTTGAAAAAATTTTCAACTTTACTTCAGGAAAGCTAATAACTCGAAAAGGAATAAA CTTTGTCATAGTGAACAGCGTAGCCATGGAGGGTGATGGCTGCGCTATCTGCCGTACCTCAGAGGCAAAGCTTGTGGCGCTTTCTCACAAACTGAATTGCTCCCAGCAG AACTGGAATCATTCCAACAAAAGATGCAGTGACGTGGAAAAGCTTCCAGCTTCGGAACCAATCCTTTTACAG CATTACCCTCTCTACCGGAAAAGTGATGCTGAATGCAGTGGAGAAGATTCTGCCCCTCCAGAGGAGAAGAACATcccatttaaagaaaaatatgatgtaCTGTCTCAGGAAGCATCACAAAAG CTGTTATGGTGGTTTCGTCCCCGTTTGATTCTCAGTGGGCACACCCATAGTGCTTGTGAAGTGCTGCATGCGGGGAAAATTCCAGAAATCAGCGTCCCGTCGTTCAGTTGGAGGAATAGAAACAATCCTAGTTTCATCATg AGTCACATTTTGAACTGCACTAGCTCtttgctggggagggggagaccGCCAGCTGTGACGCAGCGCGCCGCAGAGCCGGGCCGCGGGTCCCTGCCTGGATGGCAGCACGGAGGATGTAAGGTCTGA